The following coding sequences lie in one Saimiri boliviensis isolate mSaiBol1 chromosome 6, mSaiBol1.pri, whole genome shotgun sequence genomic window:
- the LOC101046231 gene encoding serum amyloid A-1 protein has product MKLLTGLVFCSLVLGVHSWFSFIGEAVGGARDMWRAYSDMREANYIGADKYFHARGNYDAAQRGPGGAWAAKVISDAREGIQELFGHGAEDSLADQAANEWGRSGKDPNHFRPDGLPEKY; this is encoded by the exons ATGAAGCTTCTCACGGGCCTGGTTTTCTGCTCTTTGGTTCTGGGTGTCCACAGCTGGTTTTCATTCATTGGCGAGGCTGTTGGTG gGGCTCGGGACATGTGGAGAGCCTACTCTGACATGAGGGAAGCCAATTACATCGGCGCAGACAAATACTTCCACGCTCGGGGGAACTATGATGCTGCCCAAAGGGGACCCGGGGGTGCCTGGGCTGCAAAAGTGATCAG CGATGCCAGAGAAGGTATTCAGGAATTATTTGGCCATGGTGCGGAGGACTCGCTGGCTGACCAGGCTGCCAACGAATGGGGCCGGAGTGGCAAAGACCCCAATCACTTCCGACCTGACGGCCTGCCAGAGAAATACTGA